cagccggatctgagccgcgtctaccacctacagcacagctcacggcaacgctggatccttaacccactgagcgaggccagggatcgaacccgcaacctcgtggttcctagtgggattcgtttccgctgcgccacaccGGGAATGCTTCAGAGGGTCTTCATTCAAGGCTTTCTGGAGATGAAAGGGCTTTGCCTTAATCGAGCAGCCATGGTGGCTTTCGTTTCCAGAGGGCTTCAAGGAAGCGGCTGAGAAGTTCCGGATGGAATCCGGCATCGAACCTAGTGTGGACCTGGAGACGCTTGACGAGCGCATCAAGATCCGGGAGATGATTCTGAAAGGCCAGATCCAGGAGGCCATCGCGCTCATCAACAGTCTGCACCCGGAGCTGCTGGACACCAACCGCTACCTTTACTTCCACCTGCAGGTGAGTTTTGGTCGAGTGGCGTCTGGTTTGTGGACACTGGGTCAGCGGGGTCACCTCCGGGGATtcagaagtgcccaggctagtTCTCGTAGTGTTTTCCTTCACGCGGGGAAGTTGGCTGTTGGCGTAGGATTTCAGAAGCTATTTGTTGCTTTAAAAACGCAAACCCAGTAACTCAGAGGTGCTAGGAAGCTGTCCTTTGAGATGCGCTTCTGCCTCTGGGCGGCGTGGCCCACAGGGCAGCCCCTGCGGCTGGCTGCCCAGGGTTCACGCCACCTGCTTGCCGATGCCCAGCAGCAGCACCTGATCGAGCTGATCCGCCAGCGGGAGACGGAGGCGGCGCTGGAGTTCGCGCAGACGCAGCTGGCGGAGCAGGGCGAGGAGAGCCGGGAGTGCCTGACGGAGATGGAGCGCACGCTGGCCCTGCTGGCCTTCGACAGCCCCGAGGAGTCGCCCTTCGGGGACCTGCTCAACATGCTGCAGAGGCAGAAGGTGGGCTCGGGGCGGGGGGGATTGGGCACAGCTGCCC
The sequence above is a segment of the Sus scrofa isolate TJ Tabasco breed Duroc chromosome 17, Sscrofa11.1, whole genome shotgun sequence genome. Coding sequences within it:
- the GID8 gene encoding glucose-induced degradation protein 8 homolog isoform X2 translates to MSYAEKPDEITKDEWMEKLNNLHVQRADMNRLIMNYLVTEGFKEAAEKFRMESGIEPSVDLETLDERIKIREMILKGQIQEAIALINSLHPELLDTNRYLYFHLQQHLIELIRQRETEAALEFAQTQLAEQGEESRECLTEMERTLALLAFDSPEESPFGDLLNMLQRQKVWSEVNQAVLDYENRESTPKLAKLLKLLLWAQNELDQKKVKYPKMTDLSKGAIEEPK
- the GID8 gene encoding glucose-induced degradation protein 8 homolog isoform X1, with the translated sequence MSYAEKPDEITKDEWMEKLNNLHVQRADMNRLIMNYLVTEGFKEAAEKFRMESGIEPSVDLETLDERIKIREMILKGQIQEAIALINSLHPELLDTNRYLYFHLQQQHLIELIRQRETEAALEFAQTQLAEQGEESRECLTEMERTLALLAFDSPEESPFGDLLNMLQRQKVWSEVNQAVLDYENRESTPKLAKLLKLLLWAQNELDQKKVKYPKMTDLSKGAIEEPK